The Verrucomicrobiota bacterium nucleotide sequence AGAGCGGCCTCGAGTTGCTGCGCGATGACGGCCTGCGTTACAATCCGAACGAGACGCTCATCTACCGCGAACTGGCGTGGTTCTTTCAACACAAGATGGGCGCGAACCTCGACGACGCCCACATGTATTACAAGCAGCAGTGGGCCAATGAAATGTCGAGCATCCTCGGCACAAACGAAACCAAGGTGAACTGGGACGCGCTGATCCATCCGACAACGGAAGGGGAGTTGCAACGGACGATGCTGTTGACGAACAAATACAAGATGGACCCCAAGTTCATGAAGGAAGTCAACGATCATTACGGACCGCTGGAATGGCGCTTGCCCGAGGCGCACGCCATCTATTGGGCGGCGTTGGGACTGGAAAAGGCCAAACTTAACGAGCGGAAGATCAATCCGGAAGAGTTGATCACGTTGCGCCGCGTCATTTATCAATCCATGCAGTTGAGCTTTCAACGCGGGCGGCTGGTGGCGAACAGATTTCAGAAACGATTCGAGTTCGGTCCCAATCTCGACATCATCCCCAAAGTCAGCGCCGCCTACGAACAGCAGATGGCCGAGGACGAAAAGGACCGCGACCACATCGGCCGGGGACACAAGAATTTTTTGAAGGACGCGGTCTATTTTCTCTACGCCAACAACCGGGAAAAGGACGCCGCTTACTGGTTCAAATACCTGCGCCAGAAATATCCCGATGCCCTTCCGGCAAAACAGACGCTCGATGAATACGCCGTGAGCCGGGTGCAGGAGGAAGTGGGCGACAAATCGCCCGACCGCACCGAAGCGATGCTGGAGGGCATGTTGGCCAGTGCGTTTTATAGTTGGGCCATCGATGAAGATGACCGCGCCGAAGCTCTGGATCGGATGGTGAAGCAGTACTGGACGCGCTTCCAATCCGAGATCAAAGGTTCGGAAGGTAGAGTTGGGCTGCGACCACTTAGCGAAATAAAAAAGATCGTTCTGGATCGCCTGCTTGATCCTGAAAACGGCTTTCCGTTTGAGATGCGGGCCGTGTTGCGCACCAAGCTACGCATGCCGGCTGAAAGCGCGCCTGCTCCGGCTACAACCAACGCACCGCCGGCTGCCGCAGCGAAACCGTAAGAGCGGGCATCCGTTGCATCCAATGATTGCCTTGCGTCTCTCCTCTCGCGTAAGCTTTCGGGTCTGTGACGAAGGTTAATACCACCCAACGCCCGGTGCGTATCGGTCTGATTTCGCTCGGTTGCGCGAAAAATCTGGTCGATGCCGAGATCATGCTCGGCGCACTCATCCAGAGCGGCGTGGAAATCACCAACGACGCGGCCACCGCCGACGTGGTCATCGTCAACACCTGCTCGTTCATCGACAGCGCGCAGGAGGAGAGCGTCGATACCATCCTGGAATCAACGGAACTGCGTGAGGCGAAGAATCGTGGCCAGGGACTGATCGTTTCCGGCTGTCTGCCACAGCGTTTCCGCGAAGAACTGCCGAAGTTGCTGCCCGAAGTGGATGCGTTCATGGGCATTGATCAGGTAGCCCAGGTCGGGAACATTGTTCAACAGGCGCTGGTGCACCGCGCCGGGCGAATTCAAAATGGAAAATTAAAAATTAAAAACCCCAAATCGGAAATCGCGGCTCGGCTTGCCGAACTGGCTAAGTCGAGTGTACCTGCGGAACACGAAAACGAACAATCCCTTCGCCGCAGCGAAAAGCTTGGCAAGACCAAAACCGTCGTCACACCAGTCACGCCTCACGACTCACGCAACACGCAGCACGCCCCGCTGGTCGATGTCAACACACGCCCCACCTACATCCCCGACTTTGCCACGCCGCGTTTTCGTCTCACGCCGCGCCATTTCGCCTACGTGAAAATTGCCGAAGGCTGCAATCATCCGTGCAGCTTCTGCATCATTCCCCGGATGCGCGGCAGCCATCGCAGCCGGCAGCAGAGCGACATCGTGCGGGAAGCGCGGGCGTTGATCGCCGACGGCGTGAAGGAGTTGAACTTGATTTCGCAGGACTCAACCTATTACGGACTCGATCTGAGAGCGGGCCACAGTCGCGCAATTTCGTCGCCGGAGAAATTCAAAGCTGCCGCAAAATCTTTACCGGTCAATGCCACCACGCTCTGCACCTTGTTGCGCGAACTCAATTCGCTCGAGGGCGATTTCTGGATCCGCCTGCTCTACACGCACCCGGCGCATTGGACAGATGAATTGATTCAAACCATTGCCGAATGTCCAAAGGTGGCGCGCTACGTCGATATTCCGCTGCAACACATTCACGAAAACATGCTCGAACGGATGCGCCGTGAGACCAGCGAACAATACATCCGCGACCTCATCCAGAGAATCCGCTCCGGCATTCCCGGCATTACCTTGCGCACAACATTCATCGTCGGCTTTCCTGGCGAAACGGAAAAATATTTCCAAACGCTGCTCGACTTCATCCACGAAACGAAGTTTGAAC carries:
- the rimO gene encoding 30S ribosomal protein S12 methylthiotransferase RimO codes for the protein MTKVNTTQRPVRIGLISLGCAKNLVDAEIMLGALIQSGVEITNDAATADVVIVNTCSFIDSAQEESVDTILESTELREAKNRGQGLIVSGCLPQRFREELPKLLPEVDAFMGIDQVAQVGNIVQQALVHRAGRIQNGKLKIKNPKSEIAARLAELAKSSVPAEHENEQSLRRSEKLGKTKTVVTPVTPHDSRNTQHAPLVDVNTRPTYIPDFATPRFRLTPRHFAYVKIAEGCNHPCSFCIIPRMRGSHRSRQQSDIVREARALIADGVKELNLISQDSTYYGLDLRAGHSRAISSPEKFKAAAKSLPVNATTLCTLLRELNSLEGDFWIRLLYTHPAHWTDELIQTIAECPKVARYVDIPLQHIHENMLERMRRETSEQYIRDLIQRIRSGIPGITLRTTFIVGFPGETEKYFQTLLDFIHETKFERLGVFTYSKEEGTRAGNMQGQIPDKIKKQRRARAMAEQHQVAVQVSESFVGRTLKVLVESEASAKALGRANVFSWEHGLIRDQETLNPQPSTLKYLIARGEADAPDIDGRVCVRGRLPIGEFAQVRIIGHTDYDLIAEPARGQ